Part of the Roseomonas sp. OT10 genome, AGCCGGGCGGAGGAGCGGCTGCTTCTCGCCACCCTGGCCGAGGCCGACCCGGCCGGCGCGGACATGCGGACCCTGGTCCTGGTCGGCTCCCCGGCCACGCGGGTGGTGGAACGGCCGGGCGGGGCGCGGCCCTGGCTCTACACGCCGCGCAGCGCCGGATGAGGGGCGAGCAACCAGCGCCGCGCGGCGGCGGCATCCGGCACGGTCTCGGCCGGCGGCAGCGGGGGGCGGGCCACCATCACCACCGTCACCCCCAGGGCGCGCGCGGCCTCCAGCTTGGCCGCGACGGCGCTGCCGCCGGAATTCTTGGACACGACCACCTCGATCCCGCGCGCGGCGAGCAGCGCCTCCTCCCCCTCCCGGGTGAAGGGGCCGGTGGCGGTCAGCACCTCCGTGCCCGGCGGCAGGCTGGCCGGGTCGGGCGGATCGACGCTGCGCAGCGTGTAGCGGTGCCAGGGCGCCGCGGCGAAGGGCGCCAGCTCCTTCTGCCCGACGGTCAGCAGCACCCGGCGCGGCATCAGCCCGAGCACGGCCGCCGCGGCCGCCATGTCCGGCACCTCGGTCCAGAGGTCGCCCCGCTCCGGCCACCAGGCGGGGCGCTCGATGCGCAGGAGCGGGATGCCCGCCTGGGCCGCGGCCTCGACCGCGTGGCGCGACATCCGCGCGGCGAAGGGATGGGTGGCGTCCACCAGCCGTTCGATCCGCGCCTCGGCGAGATAGCGGGCCAACCCCTCCACGCCGCCGAAGCCGCCGACCCGCACCGGCACGGGCTGCGGCAAGGGGTGGCGGGTGACGCCGGCGAGCGAAAGGGTCGCTGCGAAGCGCGCATCCCCGGCCAGCAGGCGGGCCAGGGCCGAGGCTTCCGTGGTGCCGCCCAGGATCAGCAGGCGCAAGGTTCCCCCCCATGATGGACCTGCCTCCCATGGCCGCGCCGGGCCCTGCGCCGCAAGCCCCGCCGCCGCAACTCCCAGGGGCACGGATCGCGGGGACGCAACCTCCGGAGGCGCCGCCCTGGCTCGCGATCCTGGGCATCGGCGAGGACGGGTGCGACGGCCTCTCCCCTGCCGCCCGCGCCCTGCTCGCGGGGGCGGAGGCGGTATTCGGGGGGGCGCGGCACCTGGCCCTGGCGGCGCCGCTGCTCCGGGGCGAGGCGCATCCCTGGCCCAGCCCGATGGCCGGCGCCTACCCCGCCATCCTGGCGCGACGCGGCCGGCCGGTGGCGGTGCTGGCCTCGGGCGACCCCTTCCGCTTCGGGGTGGGGTCGGCGCTGGCGCGGCTGGTCCCGGCCGGGGAGCGGGTGGCCGTGCCGGCGCCCTCCTCCATCGCGCTGGCCTGCGCCCGGCTGGGCTGGGCGGAGCAGGATTGCGCGGTGGTGTCCCTCTGCGGCCGGCCGCCGGAGCGGGTGCTGCCGCTGCTGCAACCCGGCGCGCGGCTGCTGGCGCTCTCCGCCGATGCCGGCACCCCCGCGACGCTAGCCGCGCTGCTGACGCGCCACGGCTTCGGCCCCTCGCGCCTGCACCTGCTGGAAGCCCTGGGCGGTCCGCGCGAGCGCCACCGCGAATCCCGTGCCGACAGCCCCGGCTTCCCCGCCCCAGACCCGCTGAACCTGGTCGCGGTGGAGGTGGCCGCCGGCCCGGGGGCGCGGATCGTCCCGCTCTCGGCCGGGCTGCCGGACGGCTTCTTCGAGCAGGACGGGCAGATCACCAAGCAGGAGGTCCGCGCCGTCACCCTCGCCGCCCTCGCCCCGCGCCAGGGCGAGCGGCTGTGGGATATCGGCCTCGGCTCCGGCTCCATCGCGATCGAATGGCTGCTGCGCCATCCCGCCAACCGCGCCCTCGGCATCGAGCCCAACCCCGACCGCGCCGCCCGCGCCGCGCGCAACGCCCTGTCCCTCGGCGTGCCGGGGCTGGAGGTCGTGGCCGGCGAGGCCCCCGCCGCCCTGGCCGGGCTGCCCCCGCCGGACGCGGTCTTCGTCGGCGGCGGCGTCTCCCGCCCCGGGGTGCTGGAGGCCGCCTGGGCCGCCCTTCCCCCCGGCGGCCGGCTGGTGGCCAACGGTGTGACGGTGGAGGCCGAGGCCAGCCTCCTGGCCGCCCGGGCGCGCTGGGGCGGCCGCCTCACCCGCATCGGCATCGAGCGGCTGGACAGCCTCGGCCGCCTCCACGCCTTCCGCCCGGCCATGACCGTCACCCAATACGCGGCGGTGAAGCCGTGACCCTCCCGCCCACCCCCGTCGCCCCCCGGGCCACCGCCCCGGGCGCCGCCGCCGGAACCGTGGTCGCGGGCCTGGGCCTCCGCCCCCAGGCCACGGAGGACGCCATCCTGGCCCTCCTCGCGGCTGCCACGGCGGAAGCCGGCCGCCGCCCCACCCTCCTCGCCGCCCCGGCCTTCCGCCAGGATGCCCCGGGCCTGCACCGGGCCGCCGCCGCCCTCGCCCTCCCCCTCCGCCTGCTGGACCACGCCGCCCTGCTCGCCGTCCAACCCCTCTGCCCCACCCGCTCCGCCGCCGCCGAACGCGCCACCGGCCTCGCCTCCATCGCCGAGGCCTGCGCCCTCGCCGCCGCCGGCCCCGGCGCCCGCCTGCTCCTCCAGCGCCGTGGCTCGGGCGCCGCGACCTGTGCCCTGGCGGTGATGGCGTGACGGGGTGGCGTGGCGCTTGTGGCCCGTGGGAAGGGCGCTGCCCTTCCCACACTCATCCCGCCAGGAGCAGAGGAGCGGAGCCCGCCCTGCGAGGCACGGGCGCCCCGCCATGACCGTCCACTTCATCGGCGCCGGGCCGGGGGCGGCGGACCTGATCACGGTGCGGGGGCGGGATCTGCTGGGGCGGTGTCCGGTGTGCCTGTATGCCGGGTCGATCGTGCCGTCGGCGCTGCTGGGGTACTGCCCGGCCGGGGCGCGGCTGGTGGATACGGCGCCGCTGGACCTGGACGCCATCGAGGCGGAGTTCCGGCGGGCGCATGCGGCCGGGCAGGACGTGGCGCGGCTGCATTCGGGGGACCTGTCCGTGTACTCGGCGGTGGCGGAGCAGGTGCGGCAGCTGCGGCGGGCCGGGATTCCCTACACGCTGACGCCGGGGGTGCCGGCCTTCGCGGCGGCGGCGGCGGCGCTGGGGCAGGAGCTGACGGTGCCGGAGGTGGCGCAGAGCCTGGTGCTGACGCGGGTGTCGGGCCGGGCCTCGGCCATGCCGCCGGGCGAGACGCTGGAAGCCTTCGGCGCGACCGGGGCGACGCTGGCGATCCACCTCGCCATCCACGCGCTGGAGCGGATCGTGGAGCGGCTGGCCCCGCTCTACGGCGCGGACTGCCCGGTGGCGGTGGTGGTGCGGGCGAGCTGGCCGGACGAACGCGTGGTGCGCGGCACGCTGGGGGACATCGTGGCGCGGATGGCGGAACAGCCGGCCGAGCGCACGGCGTTGGTGCTGGTCGGGCCGTCCCTGGCGGCGGAAGGGTTCCGGGACAGCGCGCTCTACGACCCCGACTACCGGCGGCGCTTCCGCGGGGGTGGGGGGTGCTGATCCCGGGCAACCGGCTGGTTTTTGATTGCATAATCAAAACAAACTTGCGTCCCGCCGGCGGCTGGGGAAGTCTCCGTCCCCGCCATTCCCTGGGAGACCGGCCATGACCTACCTGTCCTCTCTCCTCGACCTCGCCCGCTCCGTCACCACCGAGGCGCAGGAGGATTTCGAAACCTGGTGCGAGGCCAACGCCCCCTGGCTCTCCACCGCCTATGGGGAACTCGGCGTGAAGGAGGTCGCCGGGGCGGGCCGCAGGAAGAGCAACCCGCAGATCAACGCGTATCTGCAAAGCTGCTGGAACACCGCGAAGACCGGAACCTACGACCTGAAGGACGATTCCACCGCCTGGTGCTCCGCCTTCGTCAACTGGTGCCTGCTGAAGCAGGGCATCAAGGGGACCGGCAGCACCTGGAGCCACAGCTGGCTGACGTGGAAGGGCGGGCTGCACCTGGGCAAGACGCTGGAAAGCGCGCCGGTCGGCTCGATCGTGGTGATGTCGCGCGGCGATGCGGCGAAGCAGCAGGGGCACGTCGCCTTCCTGTGGTCCCGTTCCGGCGGCAAGCCGCAGTACCTCGGCGGCAACCAGGGCGACGGGACGCTGTCCAACCGCGCCTCCGACCGCGTCAGCATCGCGCACTACCCGAACAAGATCCTGGGCGTCATCTGGCCGCTGCGCGCGATCGCGACGCCGTCGCCCTGGGCCGACGGGCGCGTCGCCTGACGCGCGGCGCTCAGCGGGCGAAGCCGGCCACGCCCCGGCGCAGCGCGTCCTGCCGCCCGTCGCGCGTGACCGTCCAGAGCGGG contains:
- a CDS encoding TIGR02594 family protein, producing MTYLSSLLDLARSVTTEAQEDFETWCEANAPWLSTAYGELGVKEVAGAGRRKSNPQINAYLQSCWNTAKTGTYDLKDDSTAWCSAFVNWCLLKQGIKGTGSTWSHSWLTWKGGLHLGKTLESAPVGSIVVMSRGDAAKQQGHVAFLWSRSGGKPQYLGGNQGDGTLSNRASDRVSIAHYPNKILGVIWPLRAIATPSPWADGRVA
- a CDS encoding cobalamin biosynthesis protein; translation: MTLPPTPVAPRATAPGAAAGTVVAGLGLRPQATEDAILALLAAATAEAGRRPTLLAAPAFRQDAPGLHRAAAALALPLRLLDHAALLAVQPLCPTRSAAAERATGLASIAEACALAAAGPGARLLLQRRGSGAATCALAVMA
- the cobM gene encoding precorrin-4 C(11)-methyltransferase, with translation MTVHFIGAGPGAADLITVRGRDLLGRCPVCLYAGSIVPSALLGYCPAGARLVDTAPLDLDAIEAEFRRAHAAGQDVARLHSGDLSVYSAVAEQVRQLRRAGIPYTLTPGVPAFAAAAAALGQELTVPEVAQSLVLTRVSGRASAMPPGETLEAFGATGATLAIHLAIHALERIVERLAPLYGADCPVAVVVRASWPDERVVRGTLGDIVARMAEQPAERTALVLVGPSLAAEGFRDSALYDPDYRRRFRGGGGC
- a CDS encoding cobalt-precorrin-6A reductase: MRLLILGGTTEASALARLLAGDARFAATLSLAGVTRHPLPQPVPVRVGGFGGVEGLARYLAEARIERLVDATHPFAARMSRHAVEAAAQAGIPLLRIERPAWWPERGDLWTEVPDMAAAAAVLGLMPRRVLLTVGQKELAPFAAAPWHRYTLRSVDPPDPASLPPGTEVLTATGPFTREGEEALLAARGIEVVVSKNSGGSAVAAKLEAARALGVTVVMVARPPLPPAETVPDAAAARRWLLAPHPALRGV
- the cbiE gene encoding precorrin-6y C5,15-methyltransferase (decarboxylating) subunit CbiE, with protein sequence MAAPGPAPQAPPPQLPGARIAGTQPPEAPPWLAILGIGEDGCDGLSPAARALLAGAEAVFGGARHLALAAPLLRGEAHPWPSPMAGAYPAILARRGRPVAVLASGDPFRFGVGSALARLVPAGERVAVPAPSSIALACARLGWAEQDCAVVSLCGRPPERVLPLLQPGARLLALSADAGTPATLAALLTRHGFGPSRLHLLEALGGPRERHRESRADSPGFPAPDPLNLVAVEVAAGPGARIVPLSAGLPDGFFEQDGQITKQEVRAVTLAALAPRQGERLWDIGLGSGSIAIEWLLRHPANRALGIEPNPDRAARAARNALSLGVPGLEVVAGEAPAALAGLPPPDAVFVGGGVSRPGVLEAAWAALPPGGRLVANGVTVEAEASLLAARARWGGRLTRIGIERLDSLGRLHAFRPAMTVTQYAAVKP